The genomic window AGTGAGCACTCGGACCCGGGTGTGCGGTTCTTCTCCGGGACAGCCACTTACCGCAGGAGCCTGCAGTTGCCGGCAGAGCTGGTCGCCGCGAACCGGCGAGTCCTCCTCGACCTTGGGCGCGTGGAGGCCTTCGCGCAAGTGCGCCTCAACGGCAGGAACCTGGACATCCTGTGGCACGCGCCCTACTGCGTGGACATCACTGGCATGGCGAAGGCGGGCGACAACGAGCTCGAAGTGGAGGTCACGAACCTGTGGCCGAATCGCATGATCGGGGATGAGCAGCTCCCGGAGGACAGCGAGCGGCGCAGCAACGGAACGCTGGCGCAGTGGCCGCAGTGGCTCCAGGAGGGCAAGCCGAGTCCCACGGGGCGCTTCACCTTCACCACCTGGCGACTGTGGCCGCAGGACTCGGAGCTGCAACCGTCAGGACTGCTCGGGCCGGTGACGGTCCGGTCGCTCAGTGTACAGGTGGTCGGTCAGTGAGGGACTGAATCTGCAGCGAGAGTGAGGGAGCCTGAGTATGCCATGCAACGGACTTGCGTTCCTGGCTGCAACCGGGCTGTTTGCTGCTCTGAGTACGCCGATGGCCTTCGGGCAGGTCGGTCGCAGCTTCATCGTCTCGAACTTCGAGCACGGGATCGCGGGCTGGGTGACGAACGACGCGATCAGGCAGAGCGGGAAGACGAAGGACACTCCGCTCGTCTCGGTCGAGCGGTCCACGGAAGCGCACTCGGGGACCGGCAGCCTTCAGGTGTCCTTCCATCCCGGGCAGGGCTGGGCCGGGGCGTACATCCCGCTGGCAACGATGCGTGACCAGTGGGCCGACGCCGCTGTCGATGAGCTGGCCTTCTGGATGAAGGGCGACGGCCAGGCGAAGGAGGTAACGATCCACCTCCAGGCCTGGAACGATCAGCATGTCCCGGCCTTCTTTGGCGTGCCCGTATCACTGCAGGACACGGCCTGGCACGAAGTGGTGATCCCACTCGCGCGGCTCCAGGCGGCGAACCCCGGCACTCCCCTGCGCCTGCCGTCCTTCC from Armatimonadia bacterium includes these protein-coding regions:
- a CDS encoding carbohydrate binding domain-containing protein, whose amino-acid sequence is MPCNGLAFLAATGLFAALSTPMAFGQVGRSFIVSNFEHGIAGWVTNDAIRQSGKTKDTPLVSVERSTEAHSGTGSLQVSFHPGQGWAGAYIPLATMRDQWADAAVDELAFWMKGDGQAKEVTIHLQAWNDQHVPAFFGVPVSLQDTAWHEVVIPLARLQAANPGTPLRLPSF